From Candidatus Methylacidiphilales bacterium:
CCCATCTGCGGCTATGGCGGGAAGACTGTCAATTTCCTGCGCCTTTGGGAGTCGCACGCCCAGGAGGAATTTGATTTCAAGGCGTTCAACGCCGGGGGCTACAGCGAGGCGCTCCAGCGCAAAAATCTCGGTGAAACCATCACCAAGGTTCTTTATCCCAATGACCAGACGGAAAACGGCAAGGAACTGCGGCTGTTGCAGCAATACTTTTTTGTGACCTGCTCCCTGAGGGATATCTTGCGCCGCTTCGAGCGCGAAAACGGGCCGGACTGGAAACGCCTCTCGGACAAGGTGAAAATCCAGTTGAACGACACGCACCCCGCGGTGGCCATTGCCGAATTGATGCGCATTTTGCACGATGAGCATCGGATTTCATGGGAGGAGGCCTGGGGCCTGACAACCCAGACCTTTGCCTACACCAATCACACGATCATGCCGGAGGCCCTGGAACGCTGGAGTGTGCCGTTGTTTTCAAAGGTGTTGCCCCGCCATCTCCAGATTATCTTTGAGATCAACGGGCGTTTCCTCAAGGAAGTGGAGGCCAAGTGGCCGGGTGACCTCCAGAAAAAACGGGATTTATCCCTGGTGGAGGAGGGGCCGGTACAGATGTTGCGCATGGCCCACCTCGCGGTCGTGGGCAGTTTTTCAATCAACGGGGTGGCTGAATTGCATACCCGGCTGATTCGCGAAAAATTATTCAAGGATTTTAACACGCTTTATCCCGCCAGGATTAATAACAAAACAAACGGCATCACGCCGCGCCGGTGGCTGCTCTCCGTCAACCGGGAGTTGAGCGAGTTGATCGATGAAAAAGTCGGGAAAGGGTGGGTCACCGACCTCGACAAACTCCGCGGCCTGGAATCATTTGCCGGGGATGAGGGCGTTCTGGGGCGGATTCTTGAGATCAAACGCGGGAACAAACAGCGCCTGGTGGAGACGATCCGGCAGGATTGCGGTGTGGAAGTGAGCCCGGACGCGCTGTTCGACGTCCAGGTCAAACGCCTTCATGAGTACAAACGGCAGCATCTGAACCTCCTGCATATCCTGACACTATACAGGCGCCTGCTTCAGAACCCCGATTACGACATGCATCCCCGGGTGTTTGTCTTTGGGGCCAAGGCCGCCCCCGGCTACGTGGTTGCCAAATGCATCATCAAGGCCATTAATTCCGTGGCCGAAAAAATCAACAACGACCCCCACATCAACGGCAAGCTCAAGGTGGTGTTCCTGCCCAATTACAGGGTTTCCCTGGCCTCCATGATCATGCCCGCCGCGGACCTTTCCGAGCAGATTTCAACCGCGGGCATGGAAGCTTCAGGTACCGGAAACATGAAGCTTGGCCTTAACGGGGCCGTCACCATCGGGACTCTCGATGGCGCCAACATCGAGATTCTTGAGGAAGTCGGCGCGGAAAACATTTTCATATTTGGGATGACGGTACAGGAAGTGGAGGCGCTGCGGGCCAGGGGCTACAAGCCCCAGGACATCTACAAGCGCGACGAAGAACTAAAAGCCGTGATGGACTGGCTGGGGTCGCGCCATTTTATTCCCAACGACCCGCATGACACGCTCGCCCCGCTTTTGCACAGCCTGTTGGAGGGCGGAGATCCCTTCATGGTACTGGCCGATTACCACGCGTATTGCGACGCTCAGCAAAAGGCGGACCGGGCGTACAAGGACCGGATGGGCTGGGCCAGGATGTCGCTGTTGAACACCGCGCGCCTGGGAAAATTTTCCAGTGACAGGACCATCCGCGAATACGCGCATGACATCTGGAACCTGCAGCCCGTGGTTGTTCCTTAGCATGTGTTCACCGGAGCGCGGGCGTCCCGCCCGCACAGCCGGGCATCCTGCCCGGCGATGCTTTCCCAAAAGTAATTGAAAATTGAGCGCTTGCTCGCGACGCATGTCGGAGTTAAACAGAACCTAACCCGGATGTTTCACACGCTTCTGAAAACCTCAGCAAAGTGTCCTGCTCCAAAGTGTGGCAGGAACTGGGGTGCAGGAACATCCGGGTTACAAGCAAAACCGCCTGAATTGGTATTTTGTTTTGATTTTTGAATTGGATGCCGCGTTAAAGGGCAGCCAATGTACGCATGATCGTTTACAGCCCCTATCTGATTTTCTACAGGCTCAACACGATTGAAAATCGAATGGACATTCTGCGGTTTTGGCACGGCGCACGAGATCGAAAAGGACTGCAGTTTGGCCCCTGAAATTCAAACACCTTGCTCGTCATCCTGCACGACGGCTATTGCTCTTTAGCCCCGAGAGTCTCCGGGATGAACCGTGCATCGTTGAACTCCGACATGCGTCGCGTGTGCGACGCGAGTGGACAATCCATAGCAGAATTGGCGCAAGGGATCAGGGCTTGGCGGCGGATTGTTCTCGCGCCTGCTGGATCTTGGCCTGGAGCGGCTTGGGGTCTTTTGCGAGGGAGGAGGCTTTCGACCAGGTTTCAATGGCTTTGCTGGCCTGGCCGATCTTGTAATACGCGTCGGCCAAATGTTCAAGCACAGCAGGATCGTCCGGGGCGCCCTGGATGGCTTTCTCGAGGTAGGGCAGGGCCTTTTGGTAATTGCCTTTCTGGAAACAGACCCAGCCCATGCTGTCGAGATAGGCTTCGTTCCCGGGATCGAGTTTCAAGGCGCGGCTGATGAGTTTTTCCGCTTGATCCAGATTTTCCCCGTGTTCCGCCCACAGGTAGCCGAGGTAATTGAGTGTTTGATGGTTGTCGGGGTTTAGTTTGAGCGATTTATTGAGGAGTTCGGCTGCTTTTTCGCGTCCGCCGCTCTGTTCGCAGGCCACGCCGTATTGGAAATAGAAATTGGAATCGCAAAACCCCGGTTTGTCGCGCCCGAGTTCCTCCGCCCTGGAAAAGCAGGCCAGCGATTCGTCCCCGCGATTCAGGGAGCGCAGAACCAGCGCCTTCAGGAACGGGATCTCCGGCACGTTGGAATAGTCCTTGGCCGCCAATTCAAGGCTGGCGAGGGCTTTTTCGGGCTTATGCGCCCGGATTTGAGCGTCAGCGAGTTGCAAGTAATCCCTGGCGTCCGGCGAGCCGAGCTGCACATAAAGCTGGTAATATTCGGCGGCCCGGTCCCATTGGTTGTTTCGACCGTACAACTCGGCGATCATGGGGTACAGACTTTTGCGTTCGGGAAAATCTTCCAGCAGGCTTTCCAGCACCTGGATGGCTTTTGCCTCCTGGTGGAGGGACAGCAGTGAGATGGCCAGGCGTTCGCGCAGGGCCGGGATGTGGCGGTTTTTTTCGTAGGCCTTGGTGTAATAATCGGCTGCAACGTCAAACTTGTCCATATCGAACGACAATTGGCCCAGTTGAAAGAGCAGGTGCGGATTTTCGGGATCCAGACTGACCGCCTTTTCATAAAAGGGCCGCACCAGTTCCTGAAGTTTGGCGCCCGAGGCGGCGCCGCTTTCGTAGAGGAGTCTGCTCCAGATATCACCCATACGCACATAGTAGGAAGCATCGTCCGATTCATATTTCCCGGACTGGGTCAGCAGCTCCAGGACCGAATTTTTTTTGCCTTTGGAGGGAAGGCATTTCACCAAAATGCTATAATTGCTTGCCAGGGTGAAATCCTGTGAAAGGGCCTGCCGGGCCTGCCGAACTGCTTCCACCGGCTTGTTGGATTCCTGGTAGCAATAGGCGAGCAGGGAATGGAGCCTTGCGGCATTGGGGTGTGTCTTGATCTTTGCTTCAAGATATTGCGTGGCTGTTTGTATTTGATCTGTTTTGAGATAAATGAGGGCGATTCGGCTGTACGTCGGCAGATAATCCGGGTCGACTTCCGCAGACTGTTGATAGCGTTCGAGAGCCTGCTGGAAGCGCTGCTCATTCTCGAGTTTTTGCCCGAGGGCAAATGCGGCGGCGGCCTGCGCCCGTTTGAGGCGGTTGGCGGGTTCGGTGGATTTTTGGGGTTCTGGTTGTTTGAAATCCTCATCGAGAAGGTCAACCGCTTGCGGGGGTGAGATGGCAGGGGCCGGATTCAGCGCGTCATTGGATCTGACACAGGCAGTCCCGGCCCATAACAGCACGCCAAGCAGCATCAGACTGGCTTTTGACAGGCGGGCTGGGGTTGCTGGGTTCACAACGTCGGATTATAGACTGACTTCGCCAACTTGTCCACCAAAGGGGATTCGTCCTAGTGTGATTTGATACAATTTACCAAGCTTTGAAGCAACTCGACACACGTTAGAGCGCCCCTTCAGCGCTTGAGGTTTGCATAATTCGGATTCCTAGGGCGTTGCCCCAGGCTGGTATAAAATCGCACCGTTGCTGCTGAGCATACCAGTTCTTTAACATCCGTGTTTATCAGCGTTCATCCGTCTTCCTTCGTGGCTTCGTGTGAGAAGTTTGTGCCAAAGTATCCCTTGGCGTTCTGCGGTTTTTCCGCTACGTTTTT
This genomic window contains:
- a CDS encoding glycogen/starch/alpha-glucan phosphorylase, which gives rise to MKAGTDINHDVPPISQSEDVKHSILRNLKYSLARDPGTATLRDWWYSLSKAAQERIIERMIATQGAHAKEKPRRLYYLSLEYLMGRLLGNNLLNIGIFEQSEHALNELGLELEEIRDQEYDMALGNGGLGRLAACFLDSLATLDFPAIGYGIHYEFGLFKQEFVNGYQVERPDEWLRYGDAWELVRPEYTQKIQIGGRVENVFDDLGNYTARWVDFQTIVGVPYDIPICGYGGKTVNFLRLWESHAQEEFDFKAFNAGGYSEALQRKNLGETITKVLYPNDQTENGKELRLLQQYFFVTCSLRDILRRFERENGPDWKRLSDKVKIQLNDTHPAVAIAELMRILHDEHRISWEEAWGLTTQTFAYTNHTIMPEALERWSVPLFSKVLPRHLQIIFEINGRFLKEVEAKWPGDLQKKRDLSLVEEGPVQMLRMAHLAVVGSFSINGVAELHTRLIREKLFKDFNTLYPARINNKTNGITPRRWLLSVNRELSELIDEKVGKGWVTDLDKLRGLESFAGDEGVLGRILEIKRGNKQRLVETIRQDCGVEVSPDALFDVQVKRLHEYKRQHLNLLHILTLYRRLLQNPDYDMHPRVFVFGAKAAPGYVVAKCIIKAINSVAEKINNDPHINGKLKVVFLPNYRVSLASMIMPAADLSEQISTAGMEASGTGNMKLGLNGAVTIGTLDGANIEILEEVGAENIFIFGMTVQEVEALRARGYKPQDIYKRDEELKAVMDWLGSRHFIPNDPHDTLAPLLHSLLEGGDPFMVLADYHAYCDAQQKADRAYKDRMGWARMSLLNTARLGKFSSDRTIREYAHDIWNLQPVVVP
- a CDS encoding tetratricopeptide repeat protein, with the protein product MNPATPARLSKASLMLLGVLLWAGTACVRSNDALNPAPAISPPQAVDLLDEDFKQPEPQKSTEPANRLKRAQAAAAFALGQKLENEQRFQQALERYQQSAEVDPDYLPTYSRIALIYLKTDQIQTATQYLEAKIKTHPNAARLHSLLAYCYQESNKPVEAVRQARQALSQDFTLASNYSILVKCLPSKGKKNSVLELLTQSGKYESDDASYYVRMGDIWSRLLYESGAASGAKLQELVRPFYEKAVSLDPENPHLLFQLGQLSFDMDKFDVAADYYTKAYEKNRHIPALRERLAISLLSLHQEAKAIQVLESLLEDFPERKSLYPMIAELYGRNNQWDRAAEYYQLYVQLGSPDARDYLQLADAQIRAHKPEKALASLELAAKDYSNVPEIPFLKALVLRSLNRGDESLACFSRAEELGRDKPGFCDSNFYFQYGVACEQSGGREKAAELLNKSLKLNPDNHQTLNYLGYLWAEHGENLDQAEKLISRALKLDPGNEAYLDSMGWVCFQKGNYQKALPYLEKAIQGAPDDPAVLEHLADAYYKIGQASKAIETWSKASSLAKDPKPLQAKIQQAREQSAAKP